The Streptomyces bacillaris sequence GGGGTGGGCCGACTGCCCCTCGCCGTGCCACCACTACGACCACGGTTACATGACGGGCGTGATGGGCGGAATCCGGTCACTGACGGGCATCGGCGGCACCTCGGGCGAAGAGCATCAGTTCGAGTTCGTGGGGGCGGGCACGGTGCTGATGCAGTCCAGCGAGGCGCTGATGGCGGAGCAGGCGACGGGTGCGGTGCCGAGCGAACCGGGCGTTCCGGGCGGCGGTTCCGCACCGCGCATGCCCGGCCAGCTGGGGGACCTCCAACGTCGCTTCGGCTTGTGAGCGGTAGGCTGCGGAGTGTGACGTCGAACGTCTGCGCCCAGCCGTCGGTCCTTGCCAACATGCCTGCCGCCTCTCCGGCCCCGCCTGCCGGCGCTCCGGTCCCCCCGGGGTGCCCGCCGTCACACCCGTTAATTTCGTCCGGCTTTCAACTTCTTAGGTAGAATCCATATATGGAGACCGAGACGGCCACCCGCTGGCTGAGCGACACGGAGCAGTGCGCCTGGCGCACCCACCTGGACGTCAGCAGGCTGCTGATGCACCAGTTGGAGAAGGACCTCCAGCCGTTCGGCCTGACCATGAACGACTACGAGATCCTGGTCAACCTCTCCGAGTCCGAGGACCAGCGGATGCGGATGAGCGACCTCGCCGCCGCGACCCTGCAGTCCAAGAGCCGGCTCTCGCACCAGATCACCCGCATGGAGACGGCGGGCCTGGTCCGCCGCACCCACTGCGAGTCGGACCGGCGGGGCCTGTACGCGGTCCTCACCGAGCACGGCGCCGAGACCATGCGCAAGGTCGCCCCGCACCACGTCGAGTCGGTGCGCAACCACTTCATGGACCTGCTCTCCCCGGAGGCCCTGGCGCAGCTGCACGCGGCGCTGACCCCGATCGCGGAGCACCTGAGGGGGCGGCGGGGGAAGCCGTAGGGGCGGGGGCCTCAGGCGGTTCCGCACGGGACGGGGGCGGGCGGCTGCGCACGGCTCCGGTCACGCG is a genomic window containing:
- a CDS encoding MarR family winged helix-turn-helix transcriptional regulator; the protein is METETATRWLSDTEQCAWRTHLDVSRLLMHQLEKDLQPFGLTMNDYEILVNLSESEDQRMRMSDLAAATLQSKSRLSHQITRMETAGLVRRTHCESDRRGLYAVLTEHGAETMRKVAPHHVESVRNHFMDLLSPEALAQLHAALTPIAEHLRGRRGKP